The DNA window CTCTCTGGCAGAGAAGCACTATGGACGCAGCGTAGAACTGCGTCGGGATGAAGATGTTTTGGATACTTGGTTCTCGTCAGGGCTTTGGACATTTACGACACTCAACTGGCCAGACGAAACGTATGAGCTTAAAAGGTATCACCCAACCAACGTATTGATTACCGGTTTTGACATAATTTTCTTTTGGGTCGCGCGTATGATTATGCTTACAACCTGTGTATGCAAGCAAATCCCATTCAAGGACGTTTATATCCACGCGATTGTCCGGGATGAAAAAGGACGCAAAATGTCCAAATCCAAAGGAAACGTTCTTGATCCGCTGGACCTTATCGATAAATTTGGCGCAGACGCTTTGCGGTTCACAATCGCCTCTCTGTGTACGCCTGCCAGAAGCGTCAATATGGGCGAAGAGCGCATAGCCGGATATCGCAATTTCATTACTAAGCTTTGGAACGCAACCAGGTTCCTTGTGATGAATGAGTGTAAGTACGACGACCGCTTTGATATCTCCAGCGCTAAGGCTCCTATTAATCAGTGGATTATCGCCAAAGTGATTAGCACCATAGTCGACACGGAAAACGCCATCGAAAGCTATCGGTTCGATGAGGCCGCTAAGGCAATATATCAGTCAGTATGGGGGGTATTCTGCGACTGGTATTTAGAGCTAACCAAGCCGATCATGAACGGCGATAATCAAGAAGAAATTGTTGAAACCAAATTAACCGCCGGCTGGGCAGTTGCTCAGTTTATAAAAATATTACACCCCATCGCGCCATTTATTACTGAAGAGCTTGCTGAAGCAGTCGCCATTACTGAAAAAGGCGCGCTTCTAAGCACAAGCAGCTGGCCATGCTACAGCTTGCCAAAGGGGTTCGACAAATCGACTAAAGAAGTTGAATGGGTATGTCAGGCCATCAGTGCGATCAGGTCAATACGCTCGGATATTCACGTATCGCCAAGTAATATTTTGCAAATTATTGTAAGCGAAGCAGACAAGGCAAAGTACTCTGTCAGTAAATACGAGACCTTTATCCAAAAGCTGGCCAGAATAGACGTTAAATACGCTTCAACAGACAGCAATCTTGCGACTGTATCGGTGATTGTTGAAGGATGCGTTATTAAAATAATTCTTGATCAATCCATCGACATACAGAAAGAAAAATCCAGACTGCAGGCGGAGCTGATAAAATTACAAACCGACAGTCAAAGCATTCAAGCTCGACTTACTAATCAGGGGTTCATGGCCAAAGCATCTGAATCTGTCATTACCGACCATAAGCAACAACTGGCCAGCTTAGAGACTAGGGCTAATCGTCTGCAAGAGCTTATTGCCAGTTTAAACGCAGGCAGGTGCTGAGATCAGTTTATAAACAAGACTGACGCCAGCATCCATCATACGTGATTGCAGAAGATCCCCCGCCGTTAAACCAAAGCCGATGCAGATCGTACAATTTTCTAAGTAAAACCTCGCCGAGTTCTATTACCAAGCCAGATTTCAGGCCGGTTTTATAATAATCTTAAAATAAGCAAAAAATAGATTGACAAAAATATAATATTATGTCATATATGCTCCTGTTAGTTTTTTAATAAGGAGAAATTATGAAAAAAATTGCAATGATAGCGCTGGCAATTATGCTGATTATCCCAGAAATCACATACTGTAAGCGAATTACCTTGGATGGAGATGATTATCAAGAGGACGGAAACGGGATTGCTAGTGCCACGCCGGGAACAACATCGCCTTGCTGCTTTCTTAGAAATTTCATTCAGATAAATGGGAAGGTTTGTGAGG is part of the Holosporales bacterium genome and encodes:
- a CDS encoding valine--tRNA ligase, which encodes MDKTFDHKLIEKKFTDKWEEQKTFSFSPGSKPSAQPYTIMLPPPNITGSLHVGHALCYTLQDILIRYKRMKGFDVLWQLGLDHAGIVTQLLVEKELASKGIDRRQLGREKFIDAVWEWKEQSGGTILNQMRCLGASGDFSRVCFTMDEQRQKAVREVFVKLYNDGLIYRDKRLVNWDPKLKSAISDLEILNQEVDGSMWYIKYPLVDDEGCSQKHITIATTRPETMLADVAVAVHPDDARYTMLIGKHLRLPLTDRIIPIIADEYIDREKGSGALKVTPAHDFNDFEIGQRHGLEAINILTPDARINDSVAPQYRGLTQDQARELILAQLVNLGLLEKEEKIKHFVPYADRSGARVEPYLTDQWFLDAPKLAAEALRVVESGEIRFVPKNWENTYFDWMRNIKPWCISRQIWWGHQIPAWYGPDDKIFVANSDDDAHSLAEKHYGRSVELRRDEDVLDTWFSSGLWTFTTLNWPDETYELKRYHPTNVLITGFDIIFFWVARMIMLTTCVCKQIPFKDVYIHAIVRDEKGRKMSKSKGNVLDPLDLIDKFGADALRFTIASLCTPARSVNMGEERIAGYRNFITKLWNATRFLVMNECKYDDRFDISSAKAPINQWIIAKVISTIVDTENAIESYRFDEAAKAIYQSVWGVFCDWYLELTKPIMNGDNQEEIVETKLTAGWAVAQFIKILHPIAPFITEELAEAVAITEKGALLSTSSWPCYSLPKGFDKSTKEVEWVCQAISAIRSIRSDIHVSPSNILQIIVSEADKAKYSVSKYETFIQKLARIDVKYASTDSNLATVSVIVEGCVIKIILDQSIDIQKEKSRLQAELIKLQTDSQSIQARLTNQGFMAKASESVITDHKQQLASLETRANRLQELIASLNAGRC